One Halocalculus aciditolerans DNA segment encodes these proteins:
- a CDS encoding FAD-dependent oxidoreductase: protein MTDDAPERADVVVVGGGPAGCAAAVFAARYDLDTVVFDRGRSSIARCGFLHNYLGFPAGIDIETFTDLAHDHVREVGGRVVDDLVEHVEKDGDGFVVETQDGRSVEASRVVAATKFGADYLDGFAECFHTVEYGGETQAELDPDVVDAEGRTPITGLYVAGPLGGCTDQALVAAGDGAAAGVALVEDVRRERGYWDAVAGYYDWVRREAELSGEWAERDHWESYVEEHMTPEERPADFERVRDAYIDERFAQYVSEAERDRRRERAHETLAAHLDEPSE from the coding sequence ATGACTGACGACGCCCCCGAACGTGCCGACGTCGTCGTCGTGGGCGGCGGGCCGGCGGGCTGCGCCGCGGCCGTCTTCGCGGCGCGCTACGACCTCGACACGGTCGTCTTCGACCGCGGCCGGTCCTCTATCGCGCGCTGCGGGTTCCTCCACAACTACCTCGGGTTCCCCGCGGGCATCGACATCGAGACGTTCACCGACCTCGCGCACGACCACGTCCGCGAGGTCGGCGGGCGCGTCGTCGACGACCTCGTCGAACACGTCGAAAAAGACGGGGACGGGTTCGTCGTCGAGACGCAAGACGGTCGCAGCGTCGAGGCGTCCCGCGTGGTCGCCGCGACGAAGTTCGGCGCGGACTACCTCGACGGCTTCGCCGAGTGCTTCCACACCGTCGAATACGGCGGCGAGACGCAGGCGGAACTCGACCCCGACGTCGTGGACGCCGAGGGCCGGACGCCGATTACGGGGCTGTACGTCGCGGGGCCGCTCGGCGGCTGTACGGACCAGGCGCTCGTCGCGGCGGGCGACGGCGCGGCGGCCGGCGTCGCGCTCGTCGAGGACGTCCGCCGCGAGCGCGGCTACTGGGACGCCGTCGCCGGCTACTACGACTGGGTGCGCCGCGAGGCGGAACTCTCCGGGGAGTGGGCGGAGCGCGACCACTGGGAGTCGTACGTCGAAGAACACATGACCCCGGAGGAACGCCCCGCGGACTTCGAGCGCGTCCGCGACGCCTACATCGACGAGCGGTTCGCGCAGTACGTGAGCGAGGCGGAGCGCGACCGCCGCCGCGAGCGCGCACACGAAACGCTCGCCGCTCACCTCGACGAGCCGTCCGAGTAA
- the purL gene encoding phosphoribosylformylglycinamidine synthase subunit PurL, whose translation MPLADADRDLVEAELGRAPSRAEDALFENLWSEHCAYRSSRPLLSAFDSEGEQVVVGPGDDAAVLALDDEWCVTFGVESHNHPSYVDPYDGAATGVGGIVRDTLSMGAYPIALADSLYFGDFDAEHSRYLLDGVVEGIGDYGNAIGVPTVTGSTQFHEQYEGNPLVNVACVGLLPRERVVTAEAQEPGNRLVLVGNSTGRDGLGGASFASEDLAEDAETEDRPAVQVGDPYTEKLLVEANEELVDGGLVESARDLGAAGLGGASCELVAKGGLGCEIALEDVHQREPGMNAMEILLAESQERMVYEVAPGNLDAVEAIAEKYDLGCSVIGDLTGSGRYVATFDGETVVDVPAEFAADGAPMNDLDAVEPPAPETDLPDVALADAADAVLADPNTADKSWVFRQYDHEVGVRTSEGPGEDSALLAIRETGQGLALSAGTNPYWTAVDPYGGAYATAVENATNLAAVGAEPLAAVDCLNGGNPENPDVYGGFKAIVDGLATGCRDLDTPVVGGNVSLYNDSVTGAIPPTPTLAMLGVRDGYDAPGTGLDAEDAALVLVGGHDDELGGSAYLANHDGSDVLPVVTDAAARVDAVRDAARDDATLAVHDVSDGGLLVALAEMVVDGDADAGVDASLPSRAALFSEAPGRAVVQTTDPDALADLGVDVEVIGETTADGTLTVDVAGDTLDYTRDLLREKRDVLEPALD comes from the coding sequence ATGCCGCTCGCCGACGCCGACCGCGACCTCGTCGAAGCCGAACTCGGCCGCGCGCCCTCCCGCGCCGAGGACGCCCTGTTCGAGAACCTCTGGAGCGAACACTGCGCCTATCGCTCCTCGCGCCCCCTCCTCTCCGCGTTCGACAGCGAGGGCGAACAGGTCGTCGTCGGCCCCGGCGACGACGCCGCCGTCCTCGCGCTCGACGACGAGTGGTGTGTCACCTTCGGCGTCGAGTCCCACAACCACCCGTCCTACGTCGACCCCTACGACGGCGCGGCCACCGGCGTCGGCGGCATCGTCCGCGACACCCTCTCGATGGGCGCGTACCCCATCGCGCTCGCCGACTCGCTCTACTTCGGCGACTTCGACGCCGAGCACTCTCGCTACCTCCTCGACGGCGTCGTGGAGGGAATCGGCGACTACGGGAACGCCATCGGGGTTCCGACTGTCACGGGCTCGACGCAGTTCCACGAACAGTACGAGGGGAACCCGCTCGTGAACGTTGCCTGCGTCGGCCTCCTCCCCCGGGAGCGCGTCGTCACCGCGGAAGCCCAGGAGCCGGGAAACAGACTCGTGCTCGTCGGGAACAGCACTGGGCGAGACGGCCTCGGCGGCGCGTCCTTCGCGAGCGAAGACCTCGCCGAGGACGCCGAGACCGAAGACCGCCCCGCGGTGCAGGTCGGCGACCCGTACACTGAGAAGCTGCTCGTCGAGGCGAACGAGGAGCTCGTCGACGGCGGCCTCGTGGAGTCGGCGCGCGACCTCGGCGCGGCCGGCCTCGGCGGCGCGTCCTGCGAACTCGTCGCGAAAGGCGGCCTCGGCTGCGAGATTGCACTCGAGGACGTCCACCAGCGCGAACCCGGCATGAACGCGATGGAGATCCTCCTCGCCGAATCCCAAGAGCGCATGGTCTACGAGGTCGCGCCCGGGAACCTCGACGCCGTCGAGGCAATCGCCGAGAAGTACGACCTCGGCTGCTCCGTCATCGGCGACCTCACCGGCTCCGGCCGGTACGTCGCGACCTTCGACGGCGAGACCGTCGTCGACGTCCCCGCCGAGTTCGCGGCGGACGGCGCGCCGATGAACGACCTCGACGCCGTCGAACCGCCCGCGCCCGAGACCGACCTCCCGGACGTTGCGCTCGCGGACGCCGCCGACGCCGTTCTCGCCGACCCGAACACGGCCGATAAGTCGTGGGTGTTCCGCCAGTACGACCACGAAGTCGGCGTCCGCACGAGCGAGGGTCCCGGCGAGGACTCGGCGCTCCTCGCGATTCGCGAGACCGGCCAGGGACTCGCGCTCTCGGCGGGCACGAACCCCTACTGGACGGCCGTCGACCCCTACGGCGGCGCGTACGCCACCGCCGTCGAGAACGCCACGAACCTCGCCGCCGTCGGTGCGGAACCCCTCGCCGCCGTCGACTGCCTCAACGGCGGCAACCCCGAGAATCCCGACGTCTACGGGGGCTTCAAGGCTATCGTCGACGGCCTCGCCACCGGCTGCCGCGACCTCGATACCCCCGTCGTCGGCGGGAACGTCAGCCTCTACAACGACTCCGTGACGGGTGCGATTCCGCCGACGCCGACGCTCGCGATGCTCGGCGTCCGAGACGGCTACGACGCCCCCGGGACCGGCCTCGACGCCGAAGACGCCGCGCTCGTCCTCGTCGGCGGCCACGACGACGAACTCGGCGGCTCCGCCTACCTCGCGAACCACGACGGCTCGGACGTCCTCCCCGTCGTCACCGACGCGGCCGCGCGCGTCGACGCCGTCCGCGACGCCGCGCGGGACGACGCGACGCTCGCCGTCCACGATGTCAGCGACGGCGGCCTCCTCGTCGCGCTCGCCGAGATGGTCGTCGACGGCGACGCCGACGCCGGCGTCGACGCGTCTCTCCCCTCGCGGGCCGCGCTCTTCAGCGAAGCCCCCGGCCGCGCCGTCGTCCAGACCACCGACCCCGACGCCCTCGCCGACCTCGGCGTCGACGTCGAGGTCATCGGCGAAACCACCGCGGACGGCACGCTCACCGTCGACGTCGCCGGCGACACCCTCGACTACACGCGCGACCTCCTCCGCGAGAAACGCGACGTCCTCGAACCTGCGCTCGACTAA
- a CDS encoding rhomboid family intramembrane serine protease, protein MLAVSAVPTALAALAGPAVTLALGALLAVAVARGVFGRWDALVVGGPLCVAGGVAVAAGFGALAPDTAYALLVVLAFVASLGVLRALDRPRGAWTRALRRRFLFGVPWGTLVVLCLVTAVYLFLQNGVRGLYTPVTIPFTSWSYFYPLGVLTAPFSHGGFGHLTGNLVGTLVFAPIAEYAVGHYPRERGRATFQSLRTNPYARAFLLFPLAVVGVAELTSVLAWGPIIGFSGVVFAFLGFAITRYPLAAIVGIVAQTVASDVFTALRDPVAVASAGPSYGGPWWAGIAIQGHLTGLLIGFLLGALLAAHRDRRPSALSLWGAVVGAGFALPLWTVWWYRGPETYVLYRWLGVLLVLALAALAATAVRATDRALLPAVDLDLGLNRRQAAVLAVVLPLCVVAGVAVPVNLTSVAGDDPGGGVQVNDYRVTYAEDVPNQRVNVVPVSAFGETTQVNASGVIVSNPDREVWTQAVSRGNLAYWGERTVRVGGVGWTETIDVRRRGWVPAGGDPVYAVSLRAPDGDWTTAYRSASSTAEPVIRDTTVGVAAEASGFALKTVRNDTVTGSAAMPAANGTVTVDGLDFVRNGTRIVAVDNGTRVTVVEKETYQ, encoded by the coding sequence ATGCTCGCGGTCTCCGCAGTCCCCACGGCTCTCGCCGCGCTCGCCGGGCCCGCCGTCACGCTTGCCCTCGGCGCGCTCCTCGCGGTCGCCGTCGCTCGGGGCGTCTTCGGTCGGTGGGACGCGCTCGTCGTCGGCGGCCCGCTCTGTGTCGCCGGGGGCGTCGCCGTCGCGGCCGGATTCGGCGCGCTCGCGCCCGACACGGCGTACGCGCTCCTCGTCGTCCTCGCCTTCGTCGCGTCCCTCGGCGTGCTCCGCGCGCTCGACCGACCGCGGGGCGCGTGGACGCGCGCGCTCCGCCGGCGCTTCCTCTTCGGCGTCCCCTGGGGCACGCTCGTCGTCCTCTGCCTCGTCACCGCCGTCTACCTCTTCCTCCAGAACGGCGTCCGCGGCCTCTACACGCCCGTCACGATTCCCTTTACCTCTTGGTCGTACTTCTACCCGCTCGGCGTGCTCACCGCGCCGTTCAGCCACGGCGGATTCGGCCACCTCACCGGGAACCTCGTCGGCACGCTCGTCTTCGCCCCCATCGCCGAGTACGCCGTCGGCCACTACCCCCGCGAACGCGGCCGCGCGACCTTCCAGTCGCTCCGCACCAACCCCTACGCCCGCGCCTTCCTGCTCTTCCCGCTCGCCGTCGTCGGCGTCGCCGAACTCACCAGCGTCCTCGCGTGGGGCCCCATCATCGGCTTCTCCGGCGTCGTCTTCGCCTTCCTCGGCTTCGCCATCACGCGCTACCCGCTCGCCGCCATCGTCGGTATCGTCGCACAGACCGTCGCGAGCGACGTCTTCACCGCGCTCCGCGACCCCGTCGCCGTCGCCAGCGCCGGCCCCTCCTACGGCGGTCCGTGGTGGGCGGGCATCGCCATCCAAGGCCACCTCACCGGCCTCCTCATCGGCTTCCTCCTCGGCGCGCTCCTCGCCGCCCACCGCGACCGCCGCCCGAGCGCCCTCTCCCTCTGGGGCGCGGTCGTCGGCGCGGGGTTCGCCCTCCCGCTCTGGACCGTCTGGTGGTACCGCGGCCCCGAGACCTACGTCCTCTACCGCTGGCTCGGCGTCCTCCTCGTCCTCGCGCTCGCCGCGCTCGCCGCCACCGCCGTCCGCGCCACCGACCGCGCGCTCCTCCCGGCGGTCGACCTCGACCTCGGCCTCAACCGCCGGCAGGCCGCCGTGCTCGCCGTCGTCCTCCCCCTTTGCGTCGTCGCCGGCGTCGCCGTCCCCGTCAACCTCACCAGCGTCGCCGGCGACGACCCCGGCGGCGGCGTGCAGGTCAACGACTACCGCGTCACCTACGCCGAGGACGTCCCGAACCAGCGCGTGAACGTCGTCCCCGTCTCCGCCTTCGGCGAGACCACGCAGGTGAACGCCAGCGGCGTCATCGTCTCCAACCCCGACCGCGAAGTCTGGACGCAAGCGGTCTCCCGGGGGAACCTCGCCTACTGGGGCGAACGAACCGTTCGCGTCGGCGGCGTCGGCTGGACTGAAACCATCGACGTCCGCCGCCGCGGCTGGGTCCCCGCCGGCGGCGACCCCGTCTACGCCGTCAGCCTCCGCGCGCCCGACGGCGACTGGACGACCGCCTACCGCTCCGCCTCCTCGACCGCCGAGCCGGTCATCCGAGACACGACGGTCGGCGTCGCCGCCGAAGCGTCCGGGTTCGCCCTGAAAACCGTCCGGAACGACACCGTCACCGGGTCCGCCGCGATGCCCGCCGCCAACGGAACCGTCACCGTCGACGGCCTCGACTTCGTCCGTAACGGCACCCGAATCGTCGCCGTCGACAACGGGACCCGCGTCACGGTCGTCGAGAAAGAGACCTACCAGTAG
- a CDS encoding METTL5 family protein yields the protein MKQAVERRLADVAAFENPRAALEQYATPADIAAQLLHLAGMQGDLSRPVLDLGTGTGMLALAAALYDAPRVVGVDRDAGPLRTARENERRVAPGRGVEWVRGDVASLPVAPPEAVTVVSNPPFGAQQRGADRPFLAAAAEHAAVSYTIHNAGSEDFVEFFAGERGGEVTHAYRLAFPLPNQFDFHDAEAAQVDAELFRIRWPAARDGE from the coding sequence ATGAAGCAGGCGGTCGAGCGGCGGCTCGCGGACGTCGCGGCGTTCGAGAACCCGAGGGCGGCGCTCGAACAGTACGCGACGCCCGCGGACATCGCGGCCCAGCTCCTCCATCTCGCCGGGATGCAGGGCGACCTCTCGCGGCCGGTGCTCGACCTCGGGACGGGGACGGGAATGCTCGCGCTCGCGGCGGCGCTCTACGACGCGCCGCGCGTCGTCGGCGTCGACCGGGACGCCGGCCCGCTTCGGACGGCGCGGGAGAACGAACGACGGGTCGCGCCCGGACGCGGCGTCGAGTGGGTGCGAGGAGACGTCGCGTCGCTCCCGGTCGCGCCCCCTGAGGCGGTGACGGTGGTGTCGAACCCGCCGTTCGGCGCGCAACAGCGGGGCGCGGACCGGCCGTTCCTCGCGGCGGCGGCGGAGCACGCCGCGGTCTCCTACACGATTCACAACGCGGGGAGCGAGGACTTCGTGGAGTTCTTCGCGGGCGAGCGCGGCGGCGAGGTCACGCACGCCTACCGCCTCGCGTTCCCGCTCCCGAACCAGTTCGACTTCCACGACGCCGAGGCGGCGCAAGTGGACGCGGAGCTCTTCCGGATTCGCTGGCCGGCGGCGCGCGACGGCGAGTGA
- the dph2 gene encoding diphthamide biosynthesis enzyme Dph2 — MSQETADPDRQTGQETADRQRHPGQDAVDDAQSEGDLRNTGLSLKHDREWDYELERIVEKVEERDAEKVGLQFPEGLKRRAPAVADDLREILPEGVRVMISGQPCYGACDLDTFMMRRTDVFVHFGHSPMKESDKILYVPLFSNVDVEPIMEQSLDELETGKVGLVTTAQHMNKFGEMKEWLEGRGFDVETRKGDDRLTHEGQVLGCNYASADVDADQILYVGGGKFHPLGLAMEHPDKKVVIADPVNNVVTIADTEQFIKQRYASVHKAMQQDVEKWGVIFCTKIGQGRWDQAEEIVENNENAYLITMDEVTPDRLRNFDMDAFVNTGCPRITTDDGPRFHKPMLTPGEYEIAIGEKPLDELQFDTFHGTW, encoded by the coding sequence ATGAGTCAGGAGACCGCTGACCCGGATCGACAGACGGGTCAGGAGACGGCTGACCGGCAGCGACACCCCGGTCAGGACGCGGTGGACGACGCGCAGTCCGAAGGGGACCTCCGGAACACGGGGCTGAGCCTCAAACACGACCGCGAGTGGGACTACGAGCTCGAACGAATCGTCGAGAAGGTGGAGGAACGCGACGCCGAGAAGGTCGGTCTCCAGTTCCCCGAGGGCCTGAAGCGGCGCGCGCCCGCCGTCGCCGACGACCTCCGCGAAATCCTCCCCGAGGGCGTTCGCGTGATGATCTCGGGGCAGCCGTGTTACGGCGCGTGCGACCTCGACACGTTCATGATGCGGCGCACGGACGTCTTCGTCCACTTCGGGCACTCGCCGATGAAGGAGTCGGACAAGATTCTCTACGTCCCGCTCTTCTCGAACGTCGACGTCGAGCCCATCATGGAGCAGTCGCTCGACGAGCTCGAAACGGGTAAGGTCGGCCTCGTCACGACCGCCCAGCACATGAACAAGTTCGGCGAGATGAAGGAGTGGCTGGAAGGCCGCGGCTTCGACGTCGAGACCCGGAAGGGCGACGACCGCCTGACCCACGAGGGCCAGGTGCTCGGGTGTAACTACGCGAGCGCGGACGTCGACGCGGACCAGATTCTCTACGTCGGCGGCGGGAAGTTCCACCCGCTCGGCCTCGCGATGGAACACCCCGACAAGAAAGTCGTCATCGCCGACCCCGTCAACAACGTCGTCACCATCGCCGACACGGAGCAGTTCATCAAGCAGCGCTACGCCTCCGTCCACAAGGCGATGCAGCAGGACGTGGAAAAGTGGGGCGTCATCTTCTGCACGAAGATCGGCCAGGGCCGCTGGGACCAGGCCGAGGAAATCGTGGAGAACAACGAGAACGCCTACCTCATCACGATGGACGAGGTCACCCCGGATAGGTTGAGGAACTTCGACATGGACGCCTTCGTGAACACGGGCTGTCCGCGCATCACGACCGACGACGGCCCGCGCTTCCACAAGCCGATGCTCACGCCCGGCGAGTACGAGATCGCCATCGGCGAGAAGCCGCTCGACGAACTCCAGTTCGATACGTTCCACGGGACGTGGTGA
- a CDS encoding DUF7550 family protein, with protein sequence MGDTPDDADENGAEADNVEETEPKHVGRTTAPQQAYTSRQVGLGLLVLVVGVAVAYGLPFLL encoded by the coding sequence ATGGGCGACACACCGGACGACGCCGACGAAAACGGAGCGGAGGCGGACAACGTAGAAGAAACCGAGCCGAAGCACGTGGGGCGGACGACCGCGCCGCAGCAGGCGTACACGTCGCGGCAGGTCGGTCTCGGCCTGCTCGTCCTCGTCGTCGGCGTCGCGGTGGCGTACGGCCTGCCCTTCTTGCTTTAG
- a CDS encoding DNA-directed RNA polymerase subunit L: MDLRVIERTEEELEIEIGGEDHTFMNVLKGALLELDEVDAATYDMNPEQSGGQTEPILSIKTVDGTDPLDALRLGAERVNEQLDTFRTAFQDAA; encoded by the coding sequence ATGGACCTGCGGGTCATCGAACGAACCGAGGAGGAACTCGAAATCGAGATCGGCGGCGAGGACCACACCTTCATGAACGTCCTGAAGGGCGCGCTGCTCGAACTCGACGAGGTCGACGCCGCGACCTACGACATGAACCCCGAGCAGTCCGGCGGTCAGACCGAACCGATTCTCTCCATCAAGACCGTCGACGGCACCGACCCCCTCGACGCCCTCCGCCTCGGCGCGGAACGCGTCAACGAACAGCTCGACACCTTCCGCACCGCCTTCCAAGACGCCGCGTAG
- a CDS encoding MFS transporter codes for MSILDTDRRILTLAFARMMDSIGNSFLIVVLPLYIASGVIQGDTFGLGTAVVTGIILSAFGFFNSFLQPFTGNLSDRTGRRRIFVILGLVILGIANFAYTLAGSYDLVLLVRMTQGIGVALTVPATIALVNDLSTDAGRGGSMGVFNTFRMLGFGLGPVLAGGVIHGGPYHVLGVTFSGFEAAFYIATLGAFVGASLVLLLVSDPEPDPDEDAADAANDFGIAVFERDGPGVLDSVFTLGLASLFMAVGIALLSTIEPQINEHLDQTSFLFGVEFSAFVLAQVLLQAPIGAWSDTYGRKPFILAGLALLVPATLAQGFVSTPAGMIVARFLQGAAGAAVFAPAMALAGDIARGSNSGTTLSVLTMSFGLGTAIGPLSSGYLSGFSLPVGASYATPFVFGALLAALGFVLVYTQVEETIEGESFRRRLVGRQSESAD; via the coding sequence ATGAGCATCCTCGACACCGACCGCCGCATTCTCACGCTCGCGTTCGCCCGGATGATGGACTCCATCGGGAACTCCTTCCTCATCGTCGTCCTCCCGCTCTACATCGCGAGCGGCGTCATCCAGGGTGATACGTTCGGCCTCGGAACCGCGGTCGTCACCGGCATCATCCTCTCCGCGTTCGGCTTCTTCAACAGCTTCCTCCAGCCCTTCACGGGGAACCTCTCGGACCGCACCGGCCGCCGCCGCATCTTCGTCATCCTCGGCCTCGTCATCCTCGGCATCGCGAACTTCGCGTACACGCTCGCCGGGAGCTACGACCTCGTCCTCCTCGTCCGGATGACTCAGGGCATCGGCGTCGCCTTGACCGTCCCCGCCACCATCGCGCTCGTCAACGACCTCTCGACAGACGCGGGCCGCGGCGGCTCCATGGGCGTCTTCAACACCTTCCGAATGCTCGGCTTCGGCCTCGGCCCCGTCCTCGCCGGCGGCGTCATCCACGGCGGCCCCTACCACGTCCTCGGCGTGACGTTCTCCGGCTTCGAAGCCGCGTTCTACATCGCCACGCTCGGCGCGTTCGTCGGCGCGAGCCTCGTCCTCCTCTTAGTCTCCGACCCCGAACCCGACCCCGACGAGGACGCCGCCGACGCCGCCAACGACTTCGGCATCGCCGTCTTCGAGCGCGACGGCCCCGGCGTCCTCGACTCCGTCTTCACCCTCGGCCTCGCCTCCCTCTTCATGGCCGTCGGCATCGCCCTCCTCTCCACCATCGAACCACAGATCAACGAACACCTCGACCAGACGTCCTTCCTCTTCGGCGTCGAGTTCTCCGCCTTCGTCCTCGCCCAGGTCCTCCTCCAGGCCCCCATCGGCGCGTGGAGCGACACCTACGGCCGCAAACCCTTCATCCTCGCCGGCCTCGCGCTCCTCGTCCCCGCGACGCTCGCCCAGGGCTTCGTCTCCACGCCCGCCGGCATGATTGTCGCCCGATTCCTCCAGGGCGCGGCCGGCGCGGCCGTCTTCGCGCCCGCCATGGCGCTCGCCGGCGACATCGCCCGCGGCTCGAACTCCGGCACCACCCTCTCCGTCCTCACGATGAGCTTCGGCCTCGGCACCGCCATCGGCCCGCTCTCCTCCGGCTACCTCTCCGGCTTCAGCCTCCCCGTCGGCGCGAGCTACGCCACTCCCTTCGTCTTCGGCGCGCTCCTCGCCGCCCTCGGCTTCGTCCTCGTCTACACGCAGGTCGAGGAGACGATCGAGGGCGAGAGCTTCCGCCGCCGCCTCGTGGGTCGGCAGTCCGAGTCCGCGGACTGA
- a CDS encoding FAD-binding oxidoreductase, with product MTGYDRAVATRDAAAHAAALDDLAGTLTGRLVRPDDEGYDDARTVWNGTVDRHPVAVAHATDAADVRAVLTTARETDLGVAVRAGGHSGPGLSVCDGGLVLDVSAMDAVRIDPDAGTARVGAGAEWGDLDAAAQKHGLATPGGVVSDTGVAGLTLGGGTGWLTRAHGLACDRLTAVDLVTPAGERVTASADDHPDLFRALRGGGGNFGVALAFEFDLVPLPHDVAYCEVWYPLDGLDRLLADYRRRTARGSREANVSPFVAPRPDSPELGVCFMGAHAGPPVEGERELAAYADLGDPVESTVGRLPYTELQSMLDGDSPAGDRYYWKSIAVDDLTPDVVDVFAERARALPGPRDTALVWPMGGAVSDVAPDATAFPRRDAGYVLNFECAWTDPDADDAHVEWARESVAAVREHGGDGLLPNFPGSGTGDDAARAIYRDNYDWLRDVKTRYDPENVLDPSGRLDPR from the coding sequence ATGACTGGCTACGACCGAGCGGTGGCCACGCGCGACGCCGCCGCCCACGCGGCCGCACTCGACGACCTCGCCGGGACGCTCACCGGCCGCCTCGTCCGCCCCGACGACGAAGGATACGACGACGCGCGCACGGTCTGGAACGGCACGGTCGACCGCCATCCGGTCGCCGTCGCCCACGCGACCGACGCCGCCGACGTTCGCGCCGTCCTCACCACCGCCCGCGAGACCGACCTGGGCGTCGCCGTCCGCGCCGGCGGCCACTCCGGCCCCGGCCTCTCCGTCTGCGACGGCGGCCTCGTCCTCGACGTCTCCGCGATGGACGCCGTCCGAATCGACCCCGACGCCGGGACCGCGCGCGTCGGCGCGGGCGCGGAGTGGGGCGACCTCGACGCCGCCGCCCAGAAACACGGCCTCGCCACCCCCGGCGGCGTCGTCTCCGACACCGGCGTCGCCGGCCTCACCCTCGGCGGCGGCACCGGCTGGCTCACCCGCGCCCACGGCCTCGCCTGCGACCGCCTCACCGCCGTCGACCTCGTCACCCCCGCCGGCGAGCGCGTCACCGCCAGCGCCGACGACCACCCCGACCTCTTCCGCGCGCTCCGCGGCGGCGGCGGGAATTTCGGCGTCGCCCTCGCCTTCGAGTTCGACCTCGTCCCCCTCCCCCACGACGTCGCCTACTGCGAGGTCTGGTACCCCCTCGATGGTCTCGACCGACTGCTCGCCGACTACCGCCGCCGCACCGCACGCGGGAGCCGAGAGGCGAACGTCTCCCCGTTCGTCGCGCCGCGCCCCGACTCCCCCGAACTCGGCGTCTGCTTCATGGGCGCACACGCCGGCCCGCCCGTCGAAGGCGAGCGGGAGCTGGCCGCCTACGCCGACCTCGGCGACCCCGTCGAATCAACCGTCGGCCGCCTCCCCTACACGGAGCTCCAGTCGATGCTCGACGGCGACTCGCCCGCGGGCGACCGCTACTACTGGAAGTCCATCGCCGTCGACGACCTCACGCCCGACGTCGTCGACGTCTTCGCCGAGCGCGCCCGCGCGCTCCCCGGTCCCCGCGACACCGCGCTCGTCTGGCCGATGGGCGGCGCGGTGAGCGACGTCGCCCCCGACGCGACCGCGTTCCCGCGCCGCGACGCCGGCTACGTCCTCAACTTCGAGTGCGCGTGGACCGACCCCGACGCGGACGACGCGCACGTCGAGTGGGCGCGCGAGAGCGTCGCCGCCGTCCGCGAGCACGGCGGCGACGGCCTCCTCCCCAACTTCCCCGGCTCCGGAACCGGCGACGACGCCGCCCGGGCTATCTACCGCGACAACTACGACTGGCTCCGCGACGTCAAGACCCGCTACGATCCCGAGAACGTCCTCGACCCGAGCGGCCGCCTCGACCCCCGGTAG
- the hisF gene encoding imidazole glycerol phosphate synthase subunit HisF, producing the protein MTLTKRIIPCIDVDLDEDGNAAVYTGVNFEDLEYTGDPVEMAKRYNESGADEFVFLDITASADGRDTMLDTVSAVADEIFIPLTVGGGIRTREDVKETLRAGADKVSMNTAALENPELITAGAQSFGNQCMVVSVDARRRFDEDGEYYRAVDGESCWFECTVKGGREGTGVDVVEWVQEAEERGAGELFINSIDKDGTRDGYDIPLIDAVCDHTTTPVIASSGCGEPQHMLDAFEAGATAALAASIFHEGNYTIREVKEYLDDHGVDVRL; encoded by the coding sequence GTGACTCTCACGAAGCGCATCATCCCGTGTATCGACGTCGACCTCGACGAGGACGGGAACGCCGCGGTCTACACGGGCGTGAACTTCGAGGACCTCGAATACACCGGGGACCCCGTGGAGATGGCGAAGCGGTACAACGAGTCGGGCGCGGACGAGTTCGTCTTCCTCGACATCACGGCGAGCGCCGACGGCCGCGACACCATGCTCGACACCGTCTCCGCCGTCGCCGACGAGATCTTCATCCCGCTCACCGTCGGCGGCGGCATCCGCACGCGCGAGGACGTGAAGGAGACGCTGCGCGCCGGCGCGGACAAAGTCTCGATGAACACGGCCGCGCTGGAGAACCCCGAACTCATCACCGCGGGCGCGCAGTCCTTCGGGAACCAGTGCATGGTCGTTTCCGTCGACGCCCGCCGCCGCTTCGACGAGGACGGCGAATACTACCGGGCGGTCGACGGCGAATCCTGCTGGTTCGAATGCACCGTCAAGGGCGGCCGGGAAGGGACCGGCGTCGACGTCGTCGAGTGGGTGCAGGAGGCAGAGGAGCGCGGCGCGGGCGAACTCTTCATCAACTCGATCGACAAGGACGGCACCCGCGACGGCTACGACATCCCGCTCATCGACGCCGTCTGCGACCACACCACGACGCCCGTCATCGCCTCCTCCGGCTGCGGCGAACCCCAGCACATGCTCGACGCCTTCGAAGCCGGCGCGACCGCAGCGCTCGCCGCCTCCATCTTCCACGAAGGGAACTACACTATCCGCGAAGTCAAAGAGTACCTCGACGACCACGGCGTCGACGTCCGCCTCTAG